The following is a genomic window from Polaribacter atrinae.
TACTTTTCAGATGGTCGTTTCTCAGGAAATACCTTTTTTTGAGAGTTATGATTGGGAAGTAAGTCCGAATTATACGGTAGATAATGAAATTGAAGAAGATATGATTGCTGTTAAAGAAAAAACAGTCACAGAGTTTTATTTTCAAGATGAAGATTTGGTTGAATTTTATTTAGAACACAAAGTTTTATGGCTTAATTCTGATGATGCAATTGAGGAGTATAATAAAATCTATTTACCATTTTCGTCAGACGCAGAATTGCGCGTAAATAAAGCAAGAGTAATTACTCCAGGCGGAAAAATCATCAACTTAGACAAATCTAAAATACTAACAGCAGAAGATGAAGAAACTGGTAATACTTACAAATATTTTGCCTTAGAAGGTATTTCAAAAGGAAGTTTTATAGAATATATGTATGTGGTAAAAAGACCGCCAAATTATACTGGGAAAAAATTTTACATCCAAGATGGGTATTATAAAGACAAAGTAGAGTTCGATTTATATTCTCCGAGTAATTTACTTTTTAAGTTTAAGAGCTATAATAATATACAAAATGTAGAAAGAGACACTTTAAGTACCGTAAAATTACATTATAAATTACATGCTGCTAAGGTTCAGAAATTAGAGAATGAATACCAAGCTCCTTACAATGCTTCTAGAGGTTTTATAGTGTATAAAATGGATAAAAATGTAGATAATATGGACGAAGATATTATCTCTTACAGTAGTATAGCGCAAAATGTATACGCTTCTTATTATCCAGAATATTCAGAAAAGACAAAGGGTTTACTAAACGATTTTATTAAAGAATTAGCATTGCCTAAAAATGCAGATCAAGAAAGTATCATTAGAAAATTAGATTTTTATATAAAATCAACGGTATATTCTCAAGATGTTTATAATGAAGATTTGCAAGATTTAGATCTTATTTTAACAACACAACTAGCTAATGAAAGCGGAGTTATTAAGTTATATATAGCTGTTTTAAGAACGTTAAATATAGCACATGAATTAGTAATAACAACGGATAGAACTGAAATGAAGTTCGACCCAGAATTTGAAGCGACTAATTTTTTAACAGACTTTTTATTATATTTTCCTACTTCTAAAAGGTATTTATCTCCAAATGCATCCGGAACAAGGTATGGGTTTCCAATGCCTTATGTAACGGATAATTATGGATTGTTTTTAAAAGAAGGCGTAGTTGGAGATCAGAAATCTGTTACAGGAAGAATTAAATATATAGAACCTGTAAAAGTAGATGAGGTTTTAGATGTTATGAAGGTAACAATCGATTTTAATAAAGAGAATTTAACTGAAAACACCGTTCATTTAGATAGAACTTTTAGCGGTTATTATGCAATGAACATACAGCCTTTTATGCATTTAATTCAGGGTGAAGATGCTAGAAATGACTTGGTAGATAGTTTTGTAGAAAGCATGACTTACGAGTTTGAAGCTCAAAATAGAGAATTGATAAATGATGATGCAGAACTATTTGGAGTAAAGCCTTTACAGATTAAGGTAGATTTTACTACGGAAGCTTTTGTAGAAAAAGCAGGAAGAAAATACTTGTTTAAGCTAGGTGATTTAATTGGGCAACAGATAGAATTGTATCAAGAAAAAGAAAGGGTTTTACCGTTAGAAGGACAGTTTCATAGAGGTTACAAGAGAACTTTAACACTTCATATTCCTGAGGGGTATAAAATTACCAATTTAGATGATATTAATATTGACAACTCGTATGTGAAAGACGGAAAAGAAATCTTCTTTTTTAAATCTTCTTATCAATTAGAAGGAAACACGTTAACGGTAACTGCCAACGAATATTATAAAGAAAATATTATTGAAGTTGCTATGTATGAGGATTACAGAACTGTTATTAATAGTGCTGCAGATTTTAATAAAATTGTATTGCTATTAACTGCCGAATAGTGTGGTAAGGTGTATATAAGAAAATAAAAAGGGAGCATATCGCTCCCTTTTTATTTGTAATAATTTTGTGAAAAAAAAATAAACAAAATGTTTATCCTAAATATGTTTTTAAAAGATGTGTCTTAGATTGATGTTGTAAGCGTCTAATTGCTTTTTGCTTTACTTGGCGCACTCTTTCTCTAGATAAATCAATGGTTTCTCCTATTTCAGTTAAACTATAAGGACTCGGTAAGTTAATACCGTAAAACATTTTTATCACTCTTGCTTCTTTTTGAGATAGTGTATCTAAAGCTCTATTAATCTCTATAGATAATGATTGTTTTATTAAGTCTTTATCGGGTCTTGGAGACTCGTCAGACTGTAAAACATTGTATAGATTAGTATCTTCACCTTCTTTAAACGGTGCATCCATAGATACGTGTCTACCAGAATTTCTTAGAGATTGTTCTACCTCAGTTTCCGTCATGTCTAACTGTTTTGCAATTTCTTTATTAGTAGGCATGCGTTCCGCTCCTTGTTCTAAACGAGCATATATTTTTCGTATTTTATTAATACTACCAATTTTATTTAAAGGCAAACGTACAATACGAGATTGTTCTGCTAAAGCAGACATAATAGATTGACGAATCCACCAAACAGCGTAGGAAATAAACTTAAAACCTCTTGTTTCATCAAAACGTTTTGCTGCTTTTACCAAGCCTAAATTCCCTTCATTTATCAAATCGGATAACTTTAAACCCTGACCTTGATATTGTTTTGCAACAGAAACAACGAATCTTAAATTTGCTTTTACAAGTTTATCTAACGCTCTATTGTCTCCTTTTTTTATTTCTAAAGCTAGTTCTACTTCTTCATCAGCAGTAATTAGCCCAATTTTACTAATTTCTTGAAAATATTTTTCTAAAGATTTGGCGTCACGATTGGTTACTTGTTTTACAATTTTAAGTTGTCTCATATATTGTTTGGGGTTTTTTAAAATTAATTTTAAATAAATAAATTGCAATCATCACATGTTTTCACTTCTCCATAATACGTTTCTCTGTATTCATGGATTGTTTTAATAGGGATCCCTAAAAAGTATTTTTTAATGCAGGTTACTCTAGAGTTTAAAGTTCCCATTGCAGAGGAATAGTATTTTTGATATTTTGTTTTTCTTTGAATTTTAATAATTTTCATATATATAATTTTAAATAAGTGTGAAAACACTTATTATGAAGTTGAGGATTAAAAAAGGTATAATTTTCTTGAAAAAATTAAGGTATAGAAAAACTAGAAAGCAAGTGTAATTGATTTATCTGTATGATTTTCTAAAAGAGAAAAATCGAAACAATAAATGCTTGTATTTTTTTGAATGTAAAAAGATGAATTCTTCATAATTAGCAATATACGAAAAAACGAGCGATTTTCAATAGAAAATGCTCGTTTTGTTTCGTTTTTGCGTTATTTTTAGTTAAAAATGACTAAAAATGATCTTTTTTTAAAACTTTAAAGTAACCCCAACTAAGAAGTTTCTAGTGGCTTGTGGGTAGTAACCTGCGCCATCTACCGTTGTAATTTTGTTTGGGTCAGACCAAGTATCATCATACGTGTAATAATAACCTCTGTCTACATATTCTGTATTAAAAATATTATTTATTAAGGCAGAAAACACAATAGATTTGAAAATTTTGTTTGGGTTTATTTCATAAACAATATTTAAGTCAGAAGTAAAATAATCGTTTAAAACATCATTGTCAGAAATTTTACTACTAAAGTTGCTCATAAATTGTTTACCAACATATTTAGATAAAAATGAAACTTGTAAGTTCTCTATAGGTTTGTAAATAAACATGTTTCCTGCAACAACTTCCGGAGAAAAAGATAAGTCTGTGTTTCCTAAACTTTCTGGTGTATCAATTCCGTTTCTTGTTATAAAAAAGTCTTCGTTTTTATTAGAACTAAATGCAGCATTTGGTTTTATAGAAAACTGATCGCTTACAGTAATGTCTGCATCAATTTCTAAACCTAAACGATAACTGTTACCAGAAGTTGCTCTTACTGGCGCACCAACATCATCTAAAGCACCTGTTAAAACCAACTGATTTTTATAATCCATATAATAGATGTTGGTATTTAATTTAAGGTTTTCCTTTTTTAAACGCCATCCAAATTCTAAATCATTTAAAGTTTCGTGTGTGGTAACTCCGCCTTCAAAATCGTTTCTATTAGGTTCTCTATTTGCTACCGCAAAAGAAGTGTATAAGTTATTATGGTCATTAATCTTATAAGTTAATCCAACCTTTGGGTTAAAGAAATTAAAATTGGCATCAACATCAATAGCAGCAATGTCAGAAGTAATTCCTTTTGTTTGGTAACCAACAAAACGCCCTTGTAAATCAGCATAACCAGACAATTTCTCACTAATATCAAAAGTAGCTTTTGCAAAGATTGAAAAGTCTGTTTTCTTTGCATCAGAAAAATAATAACGATCTCTAATATTTACATTTGGAGCTAAGTCTTCTCCCCAAATTACTTCACCAAAATGATCTCCAGTATAATTAGAATAAGAAATTCCAGATATAAAATTCAACTTATCTGTTTTGTAATTCGTGTTAAAGTTTACCACATAAAAATCATTCTGCAACCAACGTCTTACAATTACATCTGTACCATCAACAATTAAATTACCATAATCTGCTGCATCTCTTTCCTCTTTAAATTGCTCGAAAAAACCAGCACCTTTTGTGTAGTTTAAACCTAAGGTTGTAGACCAATTTTCATTCAGTTTTTCATTCCAATGTAACTGATAATGGTTTTGGTCATAATCATCTACTTCATTCTCGTACGTATACGGGTTCTGTCTTCTATCTTCCTTTAATTGATCTGCTGTTAAACCTTCCCAAGCTTGGTAAGTAACCTCTTTACCACCAAAAGTAATCGCTTTTATCAACGTGTTTTCATCCGTATAACTACCTTGTAAATAATAAGATTTTAAATCTGCAGAAGCTCTATCTACATAACCATCAGATTTAATGTTAGACAACCGACCAGCAACTTCAAAGTGCTCGTTAATTTTACCAGTACTAAATTTTACCGTATGTTTTCTAGTTCCGTAAGAACCAAAAGAGTTCGATATTTCTGCAGAAGCCTCTTCAGAAACCGCATCTGTTAAAATATTTAAACTCGCACCAAAAGCACCAGAACCATTTGTTGATGTACCAACACCACGTTGTAATTGTAAATTCTGAGTAGAAGAAGCAAAATCGCTTAAATTTACCCAAAAAGAACCATGGCTTTCGGCATCATTATAAGGTATTCCATTTACTGTAACATTAATTCGCTCTCCGTTAGAACCACGCACGCTCATATAAGTGTAACCAACACCTGCACCAGCATCACTAGAAGAAACTACAGAAGGCATATAATTTAGTAGAATAGGTATATCTTGACCTAAATTACGGGTTGCAATTTCTTTTTTAGAAAGGTTAGAAAACGTAACAGGTACATCTGCATTTACTCTTACTGCAGAAACTAAAACCTCTTCTAAAACAGTAGCATTAGGTACTAAAGAAAACGCAATTGTATCATTTTGGGTTAAAGAAACTGTTTTAGAAACTGTTTTGTAACCAATAAATGAAACTTGAATGGTATAATCTCCTTTATTAAGATTTACACTAAATTTTCCATCAAAATCTGTAGAGGTTCCTTTCTTAGTTTCTTTGACTAAAATAGTTGATCCTGGCAAAGAATCATTGTTTTCATCTACCACTTTTCCGTTAAGTGTAAATGTCTGGGCGTTTACAAGAATGCTTGCAAACAAGAATAAAAAAAATGTGATTTTTTTCATTTTAAAAATTTTAAAACGAATAAAAAGAGGTAATTATTCTTGTGATTTATGTTGAATAATTAATTTCTGTCATTACGAGGAGTATACAACGTGGTAATCTCTTCAATAAGAAAAATTGCTTCAGAAAAAAATCTTCGCAATGACATTTTATATTTCCTAAACAGCATTACCTGTTCTAGGTTCAATGGGTATGATCTCAGCTTTTTAAAGCACCCCTTTATGAGAACGCTGCAAAATTACCTCAGTTTTTTGACATAGAGAATAACAAAAGCACTTTTTTTTAGAAGCTATTTCCTGCTTTCCGCTATATCTTTTTTTGTAAAAAACAAAAAAAGGATGCCGCTGCAATCAGGGCTAAGTTTACTTGCCAAATCTTAGTGTTTCCTGAAATAAAATTTCAGTTTAAAATCTTTTACCTAAAAACGAATAACTTATATGTTAAATATTATTTTAGCTTTTGTAATTTGCTATATATAATTACGACTGTTACAATTTAAAATATTTTTTTTGATCAACTTAAAACATTCTAAGACTGCTATTCTTATCTTTTCGCTTTCGCAAGAAGCCGAAAATTTACGTAAGCCTTTCCTTCAAAAAAAGGATACGGTTAGCAAACTGAATGCTCTAATTAAAGAAAAAGTTAGTTCTTTAGGTGTAGACTATTTTCACTATACAGAGAAAGATCAAAAAGGAAATAATTTTGGTGAACGTTATGTAAATACCGTTTCGGATATTTTTAATAAAGGGTATAATAATGTTATAACAGTTGGTAACGATACTTTAGGTTTAGAAAAAAAGCATCTTCGTGCTGCCATAGAATCCTTAGAAAACAATCAAATACCTGTTGGACCTTCTTACGATGGTGGTTTTTATCTTTTAGGTATACGTAAAGATCAATTTAAAGCCTCAGAATTTCTTTCGCTTCCTTGGGAGTCATCAACATTATATAAAGAATTAAAAACACTTTTATCAGCAAAAGAAATAGCAACTGCTACACTTCCTTGTTTATATGATTTAGATGAAGAATTAGATATTTCTAAAAACATTGCGTCACTTTCTTTTCTAAAAATAAAAGCACTTAAATTATTACAAAATCTACAAGTAGTAATTTTAAAAGTAAGCAAATACATTCTTCAAAAATTTAAAGAAGCTTCTTTAAACCACCTATACAATAAAGGACCTCCATTGGTTTGTAATTAATTATAAGTACAATTTTCTGTAAAAACAGGACTTATTATTTTACATACATTTTAACTCAACTAATGAAGAATTTATTTTTCGGGTTACTTGCGCTATTTACTATTAGCCTAAGTGCTCAAGAAAATCTTGTCGTCTACGTTATAGATTATGAGACCAAAGCACCAATTAAAAACATAACTGTTACGCTTGTTAACGACCTACAAGGTTATGAAGCAAAAAAGACCACAAATGAAGTAGGTAAAGCCTCTTTTAATTCCATTGCCGCTGCAAACGGTTATCAAGTTATTTTTGATGGAAACAAAACATACGGAACCACTATTTCTGATATGGTAGGTGTTCGTACTAATGAAGAATCGGTAGTCAAATTGTTACTGTTTCCGGCTTCATTTCAGCAAGAAATATTAAACGAAGTTGTTGTTACTGCTTTAGGTATTAAAAGAGAAAAGCAATCTTTAGTATCTTCCGTAACCACTATAAAACCTGCGGCTCTTACAGAAGTTACGCTTACGAACGTGGTAAATAGCCTTGCAGGACAAGTTGCTGGTGTAAAAGTTACCAATGGTTCTTCTGGTGTAGGATCTTCTTCTCGTATTGTTATTCGTGGAGAAAACTCTTTAAGCAGCTCTAATCAACCTTTATTTGTTGTTGATGGTGTGCCTATTAGTAATGAGCAAATTACAAGTGATTTAGTAAACGATGGCTCGTTACAAGAAGTAGATTATGGTAATGGAGCATCTGAAATTAGTCCAGATGATATTGCTTCTATCTCTATTTTAAAAGGAGCAGGTTCTGCTGCTTTATATGGTGCAAGAGCCGCTAACGGAGTGGTATTAATCACTACCAAAAGGGGGGAAAAGAAAAAAGGTTTAGGAGTTAGCATTAATAGCTCTTTAACTATAGAAACTTTATTAACCTTACCAGATTATCAAAATGTATATGGTGGAGGTTCTAATGGTGAATATTCTTTTCAAAATGGTGCTGGCGCTGGCGTTAATGATGGTGGTTTAAGTAGTTATGGTCCTCGTTTAGACCAAGGTCTTTTAATCAACCAATTTGATAGTCCATCTGTAGATATTAACGGAAACCCTGTTCGTGCTGGAGACATTATAGCAAGAACCCAAGCAGACGGAACTTTAACGCCAATTACACCTACTGCTTGGGTTTCTAACCCTAATAATGTACGTGATTTTTTTAAAACCGGAATTACGAAGCAAAACAATATTGCTATTAGCTCTTCTGGTGATAAAGGAAGTAGTAGATTTTCGTATAGTAATTTAATAAACGAAGGAATTGTACCAAATACAGATTTAAAAAGAGATGGTATTTCTATAAGTTTAAACCAAGAATTGCACAACAAGTTACATGTAAATGCTTTTGTTAATTATATTAATACAAGAAGTGGTAACCGTCCTAATTTAGGTTACGGATACGAAAATCCTCTTTATGGTTTTAATTGGACAGGTAGACAAGCAGATATTAATTCTTTTAGAAATTATTGGCAAGCAGGACAAGAAGGTTCTCAGCATTTTGATATTAACTACAACTGGTTAACAAACCCTTATTTAACTGTTTTTGAAAACACCAACAGTTTTAATAAAAACAGATTTTTAGGAAACGCTGCTGCCGTTTACAATATTACAGACAAATTAACAGCAACCGTACGTACTGGTTTAGATACTTATAATGATAAGCGAGAATTTAGACGTGCTGTAAGTACCAATGCAAATC
Proteins encoded in this region:
- a CDS encoding DUF3857 domain-containing protein — translated: MKIKINLLIALLFTFQMVVSQEIPFFESYDWEVSPNYTVDNEIEEDMIAVKEKTVTEFYFQDEDLVEFYLEHKVLWLNSDDAIEEYNKIYLPFSSDAELRVNKARVITPGGKIINLDKSKILTAEDEETGNTYKYFALEGISKGSFIEYMYVVKRPPNYTGKKFYIQDGYYKDKVEFDLYSPSNLLFKFKSYNNIQNVERDTLSTVKLHYKLHAAKVQKLENEYQAPYNASRGFIVYKMDKNVDNMDEDIISYSSIAQNVYASYYPEYSEKTKGLLNDFIKELALPKNADQESIIRKLDFYIKSTVYSQDVYNEDLQDLDLILTTQLANESGVIKLYIAVLRTLNIAHELVITTDRTEMKFDPEFEATNFLTDFLLYFPTSKRYLSPNASGTRYGFPMPYVTDNYGLFLKEGVVGDQKSVTGRIKYIEPVKVDEVLDVMKVTIDFNKENLTENTVHLDRTFSGYYAMNIQPFMHLIQGEDARNDLVDSFVESMTYEFEAQNRELINDDAELFGVKPLQIKVDFTTEAFVEKAGRKYLFKLGDLIGQQIELYQEKERVLPLEGQFHRGYKRTLTLHIPEGYKITNLDDINIDNSYVKDGKEIFFFKSSYQLEGNTLTVTANEYYKENIIEVAMYEDYRTVINSAADFNKIVLLLTAE
- a CDS encoding sigma-70 family RNA polymerase sigma factor — protein: MRQLKIVKQVTNRDAKSLEKYFQEISKIGLITADEEVELALEIKKGDNRALDKLVKANLRFVVSVAKQYQGQGLKLSDLINEGNLGLVKAAKRFDETRGFKFISYAVWWIRQSIMSALAEQSRIVRLPLNKIGSINKIRKIYARLEQGAERMPTNKEIAKQLDMTETEVEQSLRNSGRHVSMDAPFKEGEDTNLYNVLQSDESPRPDKDLIKQSLSIEINRALDTLSQKEARVIKMFYGINLPSPYSLTEIGETIDLSRERVRQVKQKAIRRLQHQSKTHLLKTYLG
- a CDS encoding TonB-dependent receptor, which codes for MKKITFFLFLFASILVNAQTFTLNGKVVDENNDSLPGSTILVKETKKGTSTDFDGKFSVNLNKGDYTIQVSFIGYKTVSKTVSLTQNDTIAFSLVPNATVLEEVLVSAVRVNADVPVTFSNLSKKEIATRNLGQDIPILLNYMPSVVSSSDAGAGVGYTYMSVRGSNGERINVTVNGIPYNDAESHGSFWVNLSDFASSTQNLQLQRGVGTSTNGSGAFGASLNILTDAVSEEASAEISNSFGSYGTRKHTVKFSTGKINEHFEVAGRLSNIKSDGYVDRASADLKSYYLQGSYTDENTLIKAITFGGKEVTYQAWEGLTADQLKEDRRQNPYTYENEVDDYDQNHYQLHWNEKLNENWSTTLGLNYTKGAGFFEQFKEERDAADYGNLIVDGTDVIVRRWLQNDFYVVNFNTNYKTDKLNFISGISYSNYTGDHFGEVIWGEDLAPNVNIRDRYYFSDAKKTDFSIFAKATFDISEKLSGYADLQGRFVGYQTKGITSDIAAIDVDANFNFFNPKVGLTYKINDHNNLYTSFAVANREPNRNDFEGGVTTHETLNDLEFGWRLKKENLKLNTNIYYMDYKNQLVLTGALDDVGAPVRATSGNSYRLGLEIDADITVSDQFSIKPNAAFSSNKNEDFFITRNGIDTPESLGNTDLSFSPEVVAGNMFIYKPIENLQVSFLSKYVGKQFMSNFSSKISDNDVLNDYFTSDLNIVYEINPNKIFKSIVFSALINNIFNTEYVDRGYYYTYDDTWSDPNKITTVDGAGYYPQATRNFLVGVTLKF
- a CDS encoding TIGR04282 family arsenosugar biosynthesis glycosyltransferase, producing MINLKHSKTAILIFSLSQEAENLRKPFLQKKDTVSKLNALIKEKVSSLGVDYFHYTEKDQKGNNFGERYVNTVSDIFNKGYNNVITVGNDTLGLEKKHLRAAIESLENNQIPVGPSYDGGFYLLGIRKDQFKASEFLSLPWESSTLYKELKTLLSAKEIATATLPCLYDLDEELDISKNIASLSFLKIKALKLLQNLQVVILKVSKYILQKFKEASLNHLYNKGPPLVCN
- a CDS encoding SusC/RagA family TonB-linked outer membrane protein, translated to MKNLFFGLLALFTISLSAQENLVVYVIDYETKAPIKNITVTLVNDLQGYEAKKTTNEVGKASFNSIAAANGYQVIFDGNKTYGTTISDMVGVRTNEESVVKLLLFPASFQQEILNEVVVTALGIKREKQSLVSSVTTIKPAALTEVTLTNVVNSLAGQVAGVKVTNGSSGVGSSSRIVIRGENSLSSSNQPLFVVDGVPISNEQITSDLVNDGSLQEVDYGNGASEISPDDIASISILKGAGSAALYGARAANGVVLITTKRGEKKKGLGVSINSSLTIETLLTLPDYQNVYGGGSNGEYSFQNGAGAGVNDGGLSSYGPRLDQGLLINQFDSPSVDINGNPVRAGDIIARTQADGTLTPITPTAWVSNPNNVRDFFKTGITKQNNIAISSSGDKGSSRFSYSNLINEGIVPNTDLKRDGISISLNQELHNKLHVNAFVNYINTRSGNRPNLGYGYENPLYGFNWTGRQADINSFRNYWQAGQEGSQHFDINYNWLTNPYLTVFENTNSFNKNRFLGNAAAVYNITDKLTATVRTGLDTYNDKREFRRAVSTNANLEGSYREDNVFFKELNTDVLISYDDVINENWKYNLSAGANRFDQEIEYSYTLAPQLAIPDIFTLANSKAALVAESNTFTKRINSVYATGNVNYKDALYFDVSYRNDWSSTLPADNNSFGYYSAGVSAVISKLVTLPEAISFLKLRFSGASVGNDTDPYQNNQNFLLNQNYGTNFRVTNENVLKNSNLKPERLNALETGIEAWFLNNRLQVDVSAYQNTSVDQIISSPISQASGFGNFNINGGEVRTRGLEILLSSILIKNKDFKWESSVNFSTSRSIVTELPEGVDQFVTGSADVFSGSGGSNSVFYIAQEGGRVGDMFGTGFVEIDGEILHNANGLPVQDPNLRLLGNYNPDFQVGFNNNFTYKNINVSFLFDWRQGGTIVSRTKALGSTSGVLKETLIGRETGIVGNGVVNIGTDAAPQYVANTTNVSAQTYNNSFFDRGNEASALYDASYLKLRQLSIYYKFNKDLVNRIGFQKIKIGLTGSNLFLFTENPHFDPELNALQGQSVTQGVEDFSYPSTRSFGISIKTEF